From the Carassius carassius chromosome 45, fCarCar2.1, whole genome shotgun sequence genome, one window contains:
- the c45h21orf91 gene encoding protein EURL homolog — MEEEEHFVNIDLNDDNICSICKLETDTGTLSFCHVCFELSIEGVSSATLLHSKSLRGHRDCFEKYHLIANQKLSHAKASHSTYEGVKRALSQRINRMIQYAQNRDSITAETPGRWGAKQILCHTQQGGRKLVPQSDAQVPRYAPRWAEEATMVESEYGKTMLDCHSAEELGLGLLQGSRQALWAGERHHPREQNREQRDTARQRRHSREELVRMSVEELRQLNEQLLLQIQNVFEELSVAVQEKDSLSSELHVRHIAIEQLFKNCAKLPWLQIGRAGVKASNNPVE; from the exons ATGGAGGAAGAGGAGCACTTTGTGAACATAGATTTGAATGATGACAACATCTGCAGCATCTGTAAACTAGAGACGGACACAGGAACGCTTTCCTTCTGCCATGTGTGCTTTGAACTGAGCATAGAGG GTGTATCCAGTGCCACCCTGCTGCACTCCAAATCTTTACGTGGACATAGAGACTGCTTTGAAAAGTACCATCTCATCGCCAACCAAAAGCTCTCCCACGCCAAGGCCTCCCACAGCACGTACGAGGGCGTGAAGCGGGCTCTGAGCCAGCGAATCAACCGCATGATACAGTACGCCCAGAACAGAGACTCCATAACTGCTGAGACACCCGGGCGCTGGGGGGCCAAACAGATTCTGTGTCACACTCAGCAGGGCGGCAGGAAACTCGTGCCCCAGTCCGATGCCCAGGTTCCCCGTTACGCCCCACGATGGGCGGAAGAGGCGACGATGGTGGAGTCAGAGTATGGGAAAACCATGCTTGACTGTCACTCTGCCGAGGAGCTCGGTCTTGGCCTGCTGCAGGGATCACGCCAGGCACTGTGGGCTGGAGAGAGACACCACCCACGAGAACAGAACCGAGAGCAGAGAGACACAGCCAGACAGAGAAGACACAGTCGAGAAGAGC TGGTGAGGATGAGTGTGGAGGAGCTTCGCCAGCTGAACGAGCAGCTACTGCTACAGATACAAA ATGTGTTCGAGGAGCTGTCTGTAGCTGTGCAGGAGAAGGACTCTCTTTCTTCAGAGCTTCACGTTCGGCACATAGCCATTGAGCAACTCTTTAAAAACTGTGCCAAGCTGCCGTGGCTCCAGATCGGGCGAGCAGGGGTCAAAGCTAGCAACAACCCAGTGGAATGA